A stretch of the Azorhizobium caulinodans ORS 571 genome encodes the following:
- a CDS encoding biotin transporter BioY: METRALVRIALFAALMGMLGLVPPIHLPFIAGVPITAQSLVVMMAGLTLGGRDGALAIALFLLVVALGAPLLSGGRGGLGVFFGPTAGFLAGYVAGAFATGWFAARLPGPRPLADFLGAVLGGIGVVYLIGVPAFAAIAQVPLAKALAGSAVFIPGDLLKAVVATLAARSLAQAGLARR, from the coding sequence CTGGAGACCCGCGCGCTGGTGCGCATCGCCCTCTTCGCCGCGCTCATGGGCATGCTCGGGCTGGTGCCGCCCATCCACCTGCCCTTCATCGCGGGCGTGCCCATCACCGCCCAGTCGCTCGTGGTCATGATGGCCGGCCTCACCCTCGGCGGTCGGGACGGCGCGCTCGCCATCGCCCTGTTCCTGCTGGTGGTGGCGCTCGGCGCCCCGCTCCTGTCGGGCGGACGCGGCGGGCTCGGCGTCTTCTTCGGGCCGACGGCGGGCTTCCTCGCCGGCTACGTGGCCGGCGCCTTCGCCACCGGCTGGTTCGCCGCACGCCTGCCCGGTCCCCGTCCGCTGGCCGATTTCCTTGGCGCCGTGCTCGGCGGCATCGGGGTCGTCTATCTCATCGGCGTGCCAGCCTTCGCAGCCATCGCCCAGGTGCCGCTCGCCAAGGCGCTGGCCGGCAGCGCGGTTTTCATTCCGGGCGATCTCCTGAAAGCGGTGGTGGCGACGCTGGCCGCCCGCAGCCTTGCGCAGGCGGGCCTCGCCCGCCGTTAG
- a CDS encoding cytochrome ubiquinol oxidase subunit I, which yields MFGLTALELARIQFGFTVSFHIIFPAITIGLASYLAVLEAMWLLRKDETYRELYFFWSKVFAVNFAMGVVSGLVMAYQFGTNWSYFSSFAGGVTGPLLAYEVLTAFFLEAGFLGVMLFGWNKVGPGLHFFATVMVAVGTLISATWILASNSWMQTPQGFEIINGRVVPVDWLKVIFNPSFPYRLVHMTLAAYLATALFVAASGAWHLMKGHRTPAIRTMFSMALWMLLFTAPLQILAGDQHGLNTLEHQPAKIAAMEGHWERTPGEAVPLILFGWPDLAAETTRWAVEVPHLGSLILTHSWDGQIPALKDFPPEDRPNSTVIFWTFRIMVGLGMLMLALGALGLLQRLRGKLHDSVLLQRFALVMGPSGLIAILAGWITTEMGRQPYVVYGVMRTADAVSNHSALALSTTLVLFIIMYFFVFGIGVTYMLKLVGKGPGHGGPAEPERADPAADTGRNQRPSRPLSAAPGAVLSIGHGE from the coding sequence ATGTTCGGCCTGACTGCGCTCGAACTGGCCCGCATCCAGTTCGGATTCACCGTCTCCTTCCACATCATCTTCCCGGCCATCACCATCGGGCTTGCCAGCTATCTGGCGGTGCTGGAGGCCATGTGGCTGCTGCGCAAGGACGAGACCTACCGTGAGCTCTATTTCTTCTGGTCCAAGGTGTTCGCCGTGAACTTCGCCATGGGCGTCGTCTCCGGTCTCGTCATGGCCTATCAGTTCGGCACCAACTGGAGCTATTTCTCCAGCTTCGCCGGCGGCGTCACCGGCCCGCTCCTCGCCTATGAGGTACTCACCGCCTTCTTCCTGGAAGCGGGCTTTCTGGGCGTGATGCTGTTCGGCTGGAACAAGGTGGGGCCGGGGCTGCATTTCTTCGCCACCGTCATGGTGGCGGTGGGCACCCTCATCTCCGCAACCTGGATCCTCGCCTCCAATTCCTGGATGCAGACGCCGCAGGGCTTCGAGATCATCAACGGGCGCGTGGTGCCGGTGGACTGGCTGAAGGTCATCTTCAATCCCTCCTTCCCCTATCGCCTCGTGCACATGACGCTGGCCGCCTATCTCGCCACCGCTCTGTTCGTCGCGGCCTCGGGGGCGTGGCATCTCATGAAGGGTCACCGCACGCCCGCCATTCGCACCATGTTCTCCATGGCGCTCTGGATGCTGCTGTTTACCGCGCCGCTCCAGATCCTTGCGGGCGATCAGCACGGACTCAATACGCTGGAGCACCAGCCGGCCAAGATCGCTGCTATGGAAGGCCACTGGGAGCGCACGCCCGGCGAGGCGGTGCCGCTCATCCTGTTCGGCTGGCCGGACCTGGCGGCGGAGACCACCCGCTGGGCGGTGGAGGTGCCGCATCTGGGCAGCCTCATCCTCACCCATAGCTGGGACGGGCAGATCCCGGCCCTCAAGGATTTTCCGCCCGAGGACCGGCCCAATTCGACGGTCATCTTCTGGACCTTCCGCATCATGGTGGGGCTCGGAATGCTGATGCTGGCGCTCGGAGCTCTCGGCCTGCTGCAGCGCCTGCGCGGGAAGCTCCATGACAGCGTTCTGCTCCAGCGCTTCGCCCTCGTCATGGGGCCGTCGGGCCTCATCGCCATCCTTGCCGGGTGGATCACCACGGAGATGGGGCGCCAGCCCTATGTGGTCTATGGCGTCATGCGCACGGCGGATGCGGTCTCCAACCATTCGGCGCTGGCGCTGAGCACCACGCTGGTGCTGTTCATCATCATGTATTTCTTCGTCTTCGGGATCGGCGTCACCTACATGCTGAAGCTCGTGGGCAAGGGCCCGGGCCATGGCGGGCCGGCCGAACCGGAACGGGCCGATCCCGCGGCCGATACCGGGCGCAACCAGCGCCCGTCCCGCCCGCTCTCGGCCGCGCCCGGGGCTGTCCTCTCGATCGGCCATGGAGAGTGA
- a CDS encoding energy-coupling factor transporter transmembrane component T family protein codes for MISGYLPGRSPLHRLPAGWKLAGLAGLSVLLLPAQSPLLLGAGLAVVLCAYAALGRPALARLGLLRPLLPILALMLVLQLWAQDWSPAGLVSGLVIVMRILLMVMLADLVTLSTPLQDMMDVLERLASPLRRLGLEPRRLALAVALVLRFVPVLLASWQARTEAWRARSPRRPGLALLPGFLIQTLRIADRVAEALDARGFARHDTGRSRETRTQ; via the coding sequence ATGATCTCCGGCTACCTGCCCGGCCGCTCGCCGCTGCATCGCCTGCCGGCAGGGTGGAAGCTCGCGGGGCTCGCCGGATTGAGCGTGCTGCTGCTTCCCGCCCAGAGCCCGCTGCTGCTGGGCGCCGGCCTCGCCGTGGTGCTCTGCGCCTACGCCGCCCTCGGCCGTCCGGCCCTCGCGCGGCTCGGCCTGCTGCGGCCGCTGCTGCCCATCCTCGCGCTCATGCTGGTGCTGCAACTCTGGGCTCAGGACTGGTCGCCCGCCGGCCTTGTCTCCGGCCTCGTGATCGTGATGCGCATCCTGCTCATGGTGATGCTGGCGGATCTCGTGACCCTCTCGACCCCGCTTCAGGACATGATGGACGTTCTGGAGCGGCTCGCCAGCCCATTGCGGCGGCTGGGGCTTGAGCCGCGCCGGCTGGCGCTGGCGGTGGCGCTGGTGCTGCGCTTCGTGCCGGTGCTCCTCGCCTCCTGGCAGGCCCGGACCGAGGCCTGGCGGGCCCGCAGCCCGCGCCGGCCGGGGCTAGCCCTACTGCCGGGCTTCCTGATCCAGACCCTGCGCATCGCGGACCGTGTGGCCGAGGCTCTTGATGCCCGCGGCTTTGCGCGGCATGACACGGGCCGATCCCGCGAGACGAGGACCCAATGA
- a CDS encoding ABC transporter permease: MSTARLSVAFAFALRELRGAKRGFGIFLACLVLGVMSIAGGGSFARALTDGLAREGRSILGGDAAFTLIQREASDPERALLASGGTVGRVALMRAMARTESGAATLVEMKAVDRTYPLVGSAELAPPMPLDAALALKDGLYGAVVDETFLSRLEVKVGDVIRIGEAAFQLRAVLASEPDRLASGVGFGPRFLISDAALDATKLIQPGSLVRWSYRVRLDDPRPEALAAFVEKVRAGAPEAGFEVRTRDAASPQLERNVKRIAQYLTLVGLTALLVGGVGVANAVSAHLAEKREVIATLKALGATRATIFTTYLFEVAIIAGLGIVLGLVLGAAVPFVAAGVMAAYIPFPLSPHVDAVALAFAALYGALVTFAFTLWPLARAQEAPVSALFRDEIGARRRWPRWPALVGCAAAVVALVAVALVTAEDQRSALIFLAASAAVFLLLRLVALGIMALARRLPRPRGTMARLALANIHRPGALTPTVVLSLGLGLSLLTAIALIDRSLTQEISGSLAEKAPSFFFVDVPSSEQEAFAAFIATHAPEAAYKSVPMLRGRITALNDVPAEEVKPAPDAAWVLQSDRGISFGNEVPEGSTVVAGRWWSPDEPEAQVSFDRKLAEGLGLKLGDSVTVNVLGRSITAKLTNFRDVKWERLGINFVMQFSPATFAGAPYSVLATLTFPEGAGSARELAFMREVAAAYPAVTTVRVKEALDQANKMVGDLAFGIRIASLVTLLTSILVLAGALAAGHQHRVYDAVILKTLGATRRSLVGAYALEYAGLGLVTAVFAIGAGALAAYFVVTRVMTIAFTFAPGAALGAVVLALVFTVGFGLVGTWRALSQPPVRVLRHL, from the coding sequence ATGAGCACCGCCCGTCTTTCCGTCGCCTTCGCCTTTGCGCTGCGCGAACTGCGCGGGGCCAAGCGCGGCTTCGGCATCTTCCTCGCCTGTCTCGTCCTCGGCGTCATGTCCATTGCCGGGGGCGGCTCCTTTGCCCGCGCTCTCACCGATGGCCTTGCCCGCGAGGGGCGCTCCATCCTTGGCGGCGATGCCGCTTTCACGCTCATCCAGCGGGAGGCGAGCGATCCTGAGCGCGCCCTCCTCGCCTCCGGCGGCACTGTGGGCCGTGTGGCTCTCATGCGCGCCATGGCCCGGACCGAAAGCGGCGCCGCGACCCTTGTCGAGATGAAGGCGGTGGATCGCACGTATCCGCTGGTCGGCTCAGCGGAACTCGCGCCGCCGATGCCTCTCGATGCCGCTCTGGCGCTGAAGGACGGGCTTTATGGCGCGGTGGTTGACGAGACCTTCCTTTCCCGCCTGGAGGTGAAGGTCGGTGACGTCATCCGCATCGGCGAGGCCGCATTCCAGTTGCGGGCCGTGCTCGCCTCGGAGCCGGACCGTCTGGCCTCCGGCGTCGGCTTCGGCCCGCGCTTCCTCATTTCCGATGCGGCGCTCGATGCCACGAAGCTCATCCAGCCGGGCAGCCTCGTGCGCTGGAGCTACCGGGTGCGGCTCGATGATCCGCGGCCCGAAGCGCTGGCGGCTTTTGTCGAGAAGGTGCGGGCGGGTGCGCCGGAGGCGGGCTTCGAGGTCCGCACCCGCGATGCCGCTTCCCCTCAGCTCGAACGCAATGTGAAGCGCATCGCGCAATATCTGACGCTGGTGGGCCTCACCGCCCTTCTGGTGGGCGGCGTGGGCGTGGCCAATGCGGTGTCGGCGCATCTGGCCGAGAAGCGGGAGGTCATCGCCACCCTGAAGGCTCTGGGCGCGACGCGGGCCACCATCTTCACCACCTATCTGTTCGAGGTGGCGATCATCGCCGGCCTCGGCATCGTCCTCGGCCTTGTGCTGGGGGCCGCCGTGCCCTTCGTCGCGGCGGGCGTGATGGCCGCTTACATCCCCTTTCCGCTGTCACCCCATGTGGATGCGGTCGCGCTCGCTTTCGCCGCCCTCTACGGCGCGCTGGTTACCTTCGCCTTCACGCTCTGGCCGCTGGCGCGGGCGCAGGAGGCTCCGGTCTCCGCACTGTTCCGGGACGAGATCGGTGCCCGCCGGCGCTGGCCGCGCTGGCCCGCCCTCGTGGGCTGCGCGGCGGCGGTGGTGGCGCTCGTGGCCGTGGCGCTCGTGACGGCTGAAGACCAGCGCTCGGCGCTGATCTTCCTCGCCGCCTCCGCAGCCGTGTTCCTGCTGCTGCGGCTCGTGGCGCTCGGCATCATGGCGCTCGCCCGCCGCCTGCCGCGCCCGCGCGGCACCATGGCGCGCCTGGCGCTCGCCAACATCCACCGTCCCGGCGCGCTGACGCCCACGGTGGTGCTGTCGCTCGGGCTCGGCCTCTCGCTGCTCACCGCCATCGCCCTCATCGACCGCAGCCTCACGCAGGAGATTTCCGGCTCGCTGGCGGAAAAGGCGCCGAGCTTCTTCTTCGTGGACGTGCCGAGCAGCGAGCAGGAGGCCTTTGCCGCCTTCATCGCCACGCACGCGCCGGAGGCCGCCTACAAGTCGGTGCCCATGCTGCGTGGGCGCATCACCGCCCTCAACGACGTGCCGGCGGAAGAGGTGAAGCCCGCCCCCGATGCCGCCTGGGTGCTCCAGAGCGATCGCGGCATCTCCTTCGGCAACGAGGTTCCGGAGGGCTCGACGGTGGTCGCGGGGCGCTGGTGGTCCCCTGACGAGCCGGAGGCGCAGGTCTCCTTCGACCGCAAGCTTGCGGAGGGTCTCGGTCTCAAGCTCGGCGACAGCGTGACGGTGAATGTCCTCGGCCGCTCCATCACCGCCAAGCTCACCAATTTCCGCGATGTGAAATGGGAGCGGCTCGGCATCAATTTCGTGATGCAGTTCTCGCCTGCCACCTTCGCCGGGGCACCTTATTCCGTGCTGGCGACGCTCACCTTCCCGGAAGGCGCGGGATCGGCACGCGAACTCGCCTTCATGCGCGAGGTGGCCGCCGCCTATCCGGCCGTCACGACGGTGCGGGTGAAGGAGGCGCTGGATCAGGCCAACAAGATGGTGGGCGATCTTGCCTTCGGCATCCGCATCGCCAGCCTTGTGACGCTGCTCACGTCCATTCTCGTGCTGGCCGGCGCGCTGGCGGCGGGGCATCAGCACCGGGTCTATGATGCGGTGATCCTGAAGACGCTCGGCGCCACCCGCCGCAGCCTGGTGGGCGCCTATGCGCTGGAATATGCCGGCCTCGGCCTCGTTACCGCGGTCTTCGCGATCGGGGCAGGGGCACTGGCGGCCTATTTCGTCGTCACACGGGTGATGACCATCGCCTTCACCTTTGCGCCCGGCGCGGCGCTGGGGGCGGTGGTGCTGGCACTGGTGTTCACGGTGGGCTTCGGCCTCGTTGGCACATGGCGGGCGCTGAGCCAGCCGCCGGTGCGTGTGCTCCGGCACCTGTGA
- a CDS encoding alpha/beta hydrolase, whose protein sequence is MGTPAPQQIWGTLSQAERDDAYNNTKAVANSADIAAARDAASAAFRARLPQHLDVAYGPAPRQKLDLFPAADAGAPCLVFIHGGYWQRNARELFATYAEGLAAAGWSVALPGYTLAPEARLTDIVAEIGAALDWLKGSGPAHGIAGPLVISGWSAGGHLAAFHLGHPAVAAGLAISGIYELGPLRDTYLNTALRLTDEEIATLSPLRLPVVNKPLAIAYGTREVPALIHDARTFHALRAGAHAPGPLVPVAGADHFTILASLSQPDGLLARAARSILADAL, encoded by the coding sequence ATGGGGACGCCGGCACCGCAGCAGATCTGGGGCACGCTCTCGCAGGCAGAGCGGGATGATGCCTACAACAACACCAAGGCGGTGGCGAACAGCGCCGACATCGCCGCAGCGCGCGATGCGGCCTCCGCCGCCTTCCGCGCCCGCCTGCCGCAGCATCTGGACGTGGCCTATGGGCCTGCACCACGCCAGAAGCTGGACCTCTTTCCGGCGGCGGATGCGGGTGCGCCCTGCCTTGTCTTCATCCACGGCGGCTACTGGCAGCGCAATGCGCGCGAACTCTTCGCCACCTATGCGGAAGGCCTCGCGGCCGCTGGCTGGTCTGTGGCGCTGCCGGGTTACACGCTCGCCCCCGAGGCGCGCCTGACCGATATCGTGGCTGAGATCGGCGCGGCGCTGGACTGGCTGAAGGGCTCAGGCCCGGCCCATGGCATCGCCGGGCCGCTGGTGATTTCCGGCTGGTCGGCGGGCGGGCATCTGGCGGCGTTCCATCTCGGCCATCCGGCGGTTGCAGCGGGCCTCGCCATCTCCGGCATCTATGAGCTCGGCCCGCTGCGGGACACCTATCTCAACACGGCGCTCCGCCTTACGGACGAGGAGATCGCCACGCTTTCGCCGCTGCGCCTGCCGGTGGTCAACAAGCCGCTCGCCATCGCCTATGGCACGCGGGAGGTGCCGGCGCTGATACATGACGCCCGCACCTTCCATGCTTTGCGCGCCGGCGCCCATGCGCCGGGCCCGCTGGTGCCGGTGGCGGGCGCGGACCATTTCACCATCCTTGCGAGCCTGTCGCAGCCCGATGGCCTCCTGGCCCGCGCCGCCCGCTCCATCCTCGCGGACGCGCTTTAG
- a CDS encoding arylesterase — MPEAIAIILKSITGVVRRAEITLRSGRLRSYGTWKAATGRLLVTLTAVTILSAEVAAAKTIHLVAFGDSLTAGYGLPRADAFPARLEAALRAKGYDVSVTNAGVSGDTSTQGLARLDWSVPPGTDAVIVELGANDMLRGQDPNITRRTLDEILTRLKGRNIPVLLAGMRAAPNFGADYQKAFDAIYPDLASKHGVLLYPFFLDGVAGDRSLNQADGMHPTAAGVNRIVPAILPSVEKLLAETSQH; from the coding sequence ATGCCGGAGGCGATCGCCATCATCCTGAAGTCCATCACGGGCGTCGTCCGCCGTGCGGAGATTACGTTACGGTCTGGCCGCTTGCGTTCATATGGGACATGGAAGGCGGCAACGGGAAGGCTCCTCGTCACGCTCACGGCGGTCACGATCCTGTCAGCCGAGGTGGCAGCGGCCAAGACCATCCATCTCGTGGCCTTCGGGGACAGCCTGACCGCCGGCTACGGCCTCCCGCGCGCCGATGCCTTTCCGGCGCGTCTTGAGGCGGCCCTGAGGGCCAAGGGATACGACGTCTCCGTCACCAATGCGGGCGTGTCCGGCGACACCTCCACGCAGGGCCTCGCGCGGCTGGACTGGTCCGTACCACCCGGCACCGATGCAGTGATCGTCGAGCTGGGCGCCAATGACATGCTGCGCGGACAGGATCCGAACATCACACGGCGCACGCTGGACGAGATCCTGACCCGGCTGAAGGGCCGCAATATCCCCGTGCTGCTGGCCGGGATGCGGGCCGCGCCCAATTTCGGCGCCGACTACCAGAAGGCCTTTGATGCCATCTATCCCGATCTGGCGAGCAAGCACGGCGTGCTGCTCTATCCCTTCTTTCTCGATGGCGTTGCTGGAGATCGCAGCCTCAATCAGGCCGACGGCATGCACCCCACGGCGGCCGGCGTGAACCGCATCGTGCCGGCCATTCTGCCCAGCGTCGAAAAACTTCTGGCAGAGACCAGCCAACACTAG
- a CDS encoding ABC transporter ATP-binding protein, translating to MDTLSSSASHSPAIALSGVDLSLGTGAARVHVLKGVSLTVAPGETVGLVGPSGSGKSTLLMVMAGLERVDKGRVEVAGEDVTALDEDRLARFRGANVGIVFQSFHLIPTMTALENVAVPLELAGRRDAFARAADELEAVGLGHRLNHYPAQMSGGEQQRVAVARALAPQPPILVADEPTGNLDEATGQQIMDLLFAAHAARRTTLVLVTHDPALARRCARNVRLRSGVIEADAPVASAAAGA from the coding sequence ATGGATACTCTCTCTTCTTCCGCTTCCCATTCGCCCGCCATTGCCCTGTCCGGCGTGGACCTCTCCCTCGGCACGGGCGCGGCACGCGTCCATGTGCTCAAGGGCGTGTCCCTCACCGTCGCGCCGGGCGAGACGGTCGGCCTCGTCGGCCCCTCCGGCTCGGGCAAGTCCACGCTTCTCATGGTGATGGCGGGTCTGGAGCGCGTGGACAAGGGGCGGGTGGAGGTCGCTGGCGAGGATGTGACCGCGCTCGACGAGGATCGCCTCGCGCGGTTCCGTGGGGCGAATGTGGGGATTGTCTTCCAGTCTTTCCACCTCATCCCCACCATGACCGCGCTGGAGAATGTGGCGGTGCCGCTGGAACTTGCGGGGCGACGCGATGCCTTCGCGCGGGCGGCGGACGAGCTTGAGGCCGTGGGCCTCGGCCACCGGCTGAACCATTATCCGGCACAGATGTCGGGCGGCGAGCAGCAGCGCGTCGCGGTGGCCCGGGCGCTCGCGCCTCAGCCGCCCATTCTGGTCGCGGACGAGCCCACCGGAAACCTCGACGAGGCGACGGGCCAGCAGATCATGGATCTGCTGTTCGCCGCCCATGCCGCCCGGCGCACCACGCTGGTGCTGGTGACCCATGATCCGGCACTTGCCCGCCGCTGTGCCCGCAACGTGCGCCTGCGCTCCGGCGTCATCGAGGCCGACGCTCCCGTCGCCAGCGCGGCGGCCGGCGCATGA
- a CDS encoding DUF2474 family protein, giving the protein MWVRRLGWLILIWSLSVAALGAAALLFRLLMKSAGMTP; this is encoded by the coding sequence GTGTGGGTGCGCAGGCTGGGCTGGCTCATCCTCATCTGGTCCCTCAGCGTCGCGGCGCTGGGGGCGGCGGCGCTGCTGTTCCGCCTGCTCATGAAGAGCGCCGGGATGACGCCCTGA
- a CDS encoding CHAD domain-containing protein: protein MSLEEIAPEATPADTLSARIAADLGQALAEALSDRLDAVAEAVGEDDPTEMVHDVRKALKDYRALLRLIPTAEAKAARTAASQIARTLSAARDLKAAQDALEALRDARLIGRAEATAAAGLLAAEIPPDAALPERDTVSAFLETARAALADGLAAAAREADVLAGIAKGYRQARKSPDWSLPVAIHELRKRVVIHRYQMSFIAAFAGTGAGRARKAQRLRDVLGLHQDIEALKPRLASALGTEHEALISDVAGAAREMQGRLIKEAKARHAALFQRPGRAFAARLSERIAAPR, encoded by the coding sequence ATGAGCCTGGAAGAGATCGCACCCGAGGCCACCCCGGCCGACACCTTGTCCGCCCGCATCGCCGCCGATCTCGGGCAGGCGCTGGCGGAAGCGCTGTCGGACCGCCTCGATGCGGTGGCCGAAGCGGTCGGCGAGGACGACCCCACCGAGATGGTCCATGACGTGCGCAAGGCGCTTAAGGATTATCGGGCACTTCTTCGGCTCATCCCCACGGCGGAGGCGAAGGCGGCGCGCACCGCCGCCTCGCAGATCGCACGAACCCTGTCCGCGGCCCGCGACCTCAAGGCGGCACAGGACGCCCTGGAGGCACTGCGGGACGCCCGCCTCATCGGACGCGCAGAGGCCACGGCGGCAGCCGGTCTTCTCGCCGCGGAGATCCCGCCGGATGCGGCTCTGCCGGAACGCGATACGGTCAGCGCTTTTCTGGAGACCGCCCGCGCCGCGCTTGCCGACGGACTGGCCGCCGCAGCCCGCGAAGCCGACGTTCTCGCCGGTATCGCCAAGGGCTATCGCCAAGCCCGCAAGTCGCCCGACTGGAGCCTGCCGGTCGCCATCCATGAGCTGCGCAAGCGCGTGGTCATCCACCGCTATCAGATGAGCTTCATCGCCGCCTTCGCCGGAACAGGCGCGGGCCGGGCGCGCAAGGCCCAGCGCCTGCGTGACGTGCTGGGCCTGCATCAGGACATCGAGGCGCTGAAGCCGCGCCTTGCCTCCGCGCTCGGTACCGAGCACGAGGCGCTCATATCCGACGTGGCAGGCGCCGCGCGCGAGATGCAGGGGCGGCTCATCAAGGAAGCCAAGGCGCGGCATGCTGCCCTCTTCCAGCGCCCCGGACGGGCGTTTGCGGCGAGGCTGTCCGAGCGCATCGCCGCGCCGCGCTGA
- the cydB gene encoding cytochrome d ubiquinol oxidase subunit II — MGIDLPLIWAVIIGFGLMMYVIMDGFDLGIGILFPFIRDRDDRDVMVNTVAPVWDGNETWLVLGGAGLLAAFPLAYSVLLSALYLPLIFMLAGLIWRGVAFEFRFKADEGHRPFWDHAFAWGSIVATFCQGLALGAFINGFRVENGAYAGGVLDFLSPFSVFTGLGLVVAYALLGCTWLILKTEGPLQTRMIALARPITFALLAVIAGVSLWTPLAHEGVAARWFSLPNLLFFLPVPLLVLAAAYGMIKALARGSHGLPFLLALALLFLGYSGLAISLFPNIIPPAVSIWGAAAPVQSLGFALVGALFIIPFILGYTAWSYYVFRGKVRAGDGYH; from the coding sequence ATGGGCATCGATCTCCCCCTCATCTGGGCCGTCATCATCGGCTTCGGCCTCATGATGTATGTCATCATGGACGGCTTCGACCTCGGCATCGGCATCCTCTTCCCCTTCATCCGCGACCGAGATGACCGGGATGTGATGGTGAACACCGTCGCCCCCGTGTGGGACGGCAACGAAACCTGGCTGGTGCTCGGCGGCGCCGGGTTGCTGGCGGCCTTTCCGCTCGCCTATTCCGTGCTGCTGAGCGCGCTCTATCTGCCGCTCATCTTCATGCTGGCGGGCCTCATCTGGCGCGGAGTGGCCTTCGAGTTCCGATTCAAGGCGGATGAAGGCCACCGTCCCTTCTGGGATCACGCCTTCGCCTGGGGCTCCATCGTCGCCACCTTCTGCCAGGGGCTGGCGCTTGGCGCCTTCATCAACGGCTTCCGGGTCGAGAACGGCGCCTATGCGGGCGGTGTGCTCGATTTCCTCTCGCCCTTCAGCGTCTTCACCGGCCTCGGCCTCGTGGTGGCCTATGCGCTGCTCGGCTGCACCTGGCTGATTCTGAAGACCGAAGGGCCGCTTCAGACCCGCATGATCGCGCTGGCCCGGCCCATCACCTTCGCCCTGCTGGCCGTCATCGCCGGCGTCAGCCTCTGGACCCCGCTGGCCCATGAAGGCGTCGCCGCCCGCTGGTTCAGCCTGCCCAACCTCCTGTTCTTCCTGCCGGTGCCGCTTCTGGTGCTGGCGGCGGCCTATGGGATGATCAAGGCATTGGCCCGCGGGTCCCACGGCTTGCCCTTCCTGCTGGCGCTGGCCTTACTGTTCCTCGGCTACAGTGGCCTTGCCATCAGCCTGTTCCCCAATATCATCCCGCCCGCCGTCTCCATCTGGGGTGCGGCGGCGCCGGTGCAGAGCCTCGGCTTCGCGCTGGTGGGCGCGCTGTTCATCATCCCCTTCATTCTGGGCTACACCGCCTGGTCCTATTATGTGTTCCGGGGCAAGGTGCGCGCAGGGGATGGCTACCATTGA